The sequence CCGGGGTTCTCTTCCACTCTTTCTTGGGCCACCCACAGAAAACACACAGTGCAGGTAGCCCAGAGTACTACCAaggcagtttttcattttttttatacaAAGGGGGCCCAATATATTCCAGCAGCCATCCAGGTATTTAAGGCTAAAATCTTGCCTCAGTTACTGTATGGTGTTCCAATTTGGATCCAGGGATTTAATCCAGCTGTGGAAAGTGTCCTTTCAAAATTCGTGAGATCTTTATTTGGAATGCCAAGGTGTGTCACAGCCACGGGCTTACGTCTCAAGGCCGGCCTTGTTTCTATCGAATGTGCTGCATGGTCCTTTGTTTTTAGATATTGGCTGAAGATTGTCTTCAGCGACCCTTCTTTAGGCTATTTAAACCTTCTTTTGAAAGACATTTTCACCAGTTCTTGGTCtaaattttttattgttaaactgcattcattaggtttttcttttgattttatccTTGCACAAAATTTCAGGACTGCCAAATTTATTTTAGACCAACAAATTAGGGATATCGACTTTCAACTTTCGGTattaaatgcttgcaaaatgtgctccCCTATCCATCTTGGTCTGAATTTCCTGTTCCCCAACACGCTAAGTATTTGGAGAATCTGACTATTCCTAAGTATCGGCATGTATTCTCCAGAGCCAGGTTTAATTGTCTCCCTTCCGCTCTCTTGGAAGGATGATATCAAGGTACCCCTTATGCAGACCAGCTGTGTCCTTGTGGTGATGAAGTTGAAACATTGGCTCACgtcttttttgtatgtaatttttataAGGAGGATCGCAATAGACTACTCGGCCCAattatgaggaactttcctggcaggccattggtctggtttttAAAATACTTCTTAGTCGATTTTAGTAAGTATATAACAGAGtcagtggctaagttcctcttctctgtCTAAACGAGTTGTAAGAGGATTCTTCTCTTTTAActgctatttctttcttttatgttgtatttttatattcctgTATCTTAATTATTCTGATGTTTTACTGACTATTTTATTtgattgggtctgtgaccgtaataaacaaatacatacaacAGGACTGGATGGGGAATCTTGCCACAGAGGTTGGAGCGACATGGGGAAAGCTTGTTTTctcctttaaaaatgcaaattttaaaagtgcAAGAGCACAGatccttaaaaacacacaaaatttCTTAAAAGTTACTGAAATTTCATGGCTTGCTTTTGAGAAGAGGATAGTATGGTAGCTTTTTTAGGATTACAGGAATACTAATGGTGTTCAGCAGGAAACTAGTAACATTTTTACTCAGAGCTACCAGAAATTGTTTTGTAGAAAATTAAATAAGAACTACACTATCCTGTTTGTCTTTTAAATAATTACCAAAAATGTGCAGATATAAAGGAGGGATTGTGGTGCTTCAGCAATGATATCATGGGCATCAGTCAATAGATGCTAGTGATACTTGTTGGACTAGAGGGACATATGGCCCTTCTAATGTAGCTCTACTTCCTAAAATTCTAATCCTACTCAATGATTTCAGGACGGCCTTGGATACCTTCAATGTTTGTGGCTCTCCAATCTGGTCGTGCTGTTCTTTCCACCTGGCAGACTCCAGCTGCAAGAAGCGAGTTTGCTGTTTGTCCTTTGCCATTTGCTGCTGAAGTCCAGTCTTCTCTGTTCTGAATGCACAGACCTGCTGCTGCATTTTCTCCATCTCAGCCTGTTCATTCTCAAATTCCTCCTGCAGAAGTTTAATCTGAGCAACCAGTTTATTGTACTTGCAGCTCAGCTCTTCCCTTTCTGCCAGTCTCTCATCCTTCTGCCTCTGCAATTCTGCCTGCAAAGACAGGGAATGCTTCTCGGtgtcctccctctcttccttcaATTTGTGCAGAGCTGATCTCATGCCACTAGCTTCATGCTCCAATTTTTGTATGATGCAATTCAACTCTTGTATCTCTTGCTCTTTCTTGTGGAGAGTGCAGTCCAGCTCTGCACACTTTATCCTAtatctgactttctcttctgtctCTGCCTGGTGCTTTTCTTGAAGGACCCTATAATCAGCATTAAGCTTTTCCAATTGCCACATCAGATCTTTTTTGTCAGACTCAAAGTCCTGCTGATGATCATCTGGGTGGGCTAAAGCATCCTCCATGCTCTTCGGGCACCTCTCTGCCTCATTCTCCTCCTTGACTTTGTTCTTTGCTTCTGTGAGATCAGCAATGTTCTCCTTCAGCTTTCTTATGGTGTCAATAAAGTCATGCTTCTTGAGAAAGTTCTCCTCCAGCTCTTTAATTCTGGTCTCCAAGGAAACATTATCATAGTAAAGGTCCATTATTTGGGTTTGTTGCTTCTTTTGGTCCTGCTCTAGTACCTGGATGGTTTTGTTTAAATCCATATTTCCTTCTTCAAGAAGTACTTTCTCTATTTCTTTAATCTTCTTCTCAAAAAATATATTGCCATGCTGAAGTTCTACAATATGGGACAGTTGCTTCTGTTGGTCCTGTTCTAAGTCCTTAATGACCTTGCTGAAGTCCATGTCGCCTTCTTGAAGCAGCAATTGCTTTGGAATAAATACTGGGGTGTTCCTCTTGCACAGTTTGTGTGATGCTTCATAAGGACTCAAGCAACAGCTCTTGTTAGTATGGGGTTGCAAAAGACCTTTGTCGCCTCTGTCCCCTTGCCTACGTTCTTCTTCCATAAGGAAGGACTTCTCTGAATAGAGAGACGAAGACTCAGCATTATGCTGTCCTTGGGACACTTCAATCTGTATTAAAATAAAAGCTTGGCTCACTAGATAGGCAAAGAATTAAGGCAAACTATCATGGATGGAAAGTAATTTCTATGAGATCTGCTTTCTGTAACAAGTGGACTGACAGCTTCTAAACTGATGTGCGTGACACTTGCCTTTGAATGCTCATTAGTTTCATCTAGTAAGATGTATAAACTGGGCAACATTGTACATCTTGGCATGGGCATGGCATCCTTTTGCACTGGGAATTTTAAAtgggattaaatctgggaccttttgaatACAAATCATGTACTCTGCCATTATACTATGTCAATCACAAGTACCTAGATATGTGAAAAGCCATTCTATTTGATGTGATCAATGCTTttctttggtaaaaaatgaggtgcaagTACTCATATCCTGATAAATGTACCATTGaaaccagcacaaaatggctggcacggacagcaaaaaagaggtgctggtactctgtaccagtgagtactatcACAAAAAAAGCCATGGATGTGATAATCTGTACTATTACATCTGCTATTGTTCACTCACACATGCAAGTCATGAAGTGATGAACGTCCATGTAAAAACATACCCTCATTTAAGTTAGACCAAAATGTGAACCATGCTTTTTTTTGCTGAAGTAGCTGCATGTTATACTGATAATGCTGTCACTCCTCATGATCAATCCTACAATATTTAATAGGTTATAAATAAAAGGTATCTTACACCTTCTGGTAGAGAAGTGCTATCAGCCACTTTCTCTTTGCTGATACAATGTGCTATATTGCTCCTGAGACATTCTTTTAAGTGTCTGTTTGACTGCATAAGAGTGCGAATGTAATCCAGGTTTtcatccaaagcatctggagaaaCTGTGAGCTCTGAGTCCTGGAAATCTTTTGTTGGTTCAGTGTGTTGTCCCATGTCCATCTGTCAATGTGAAAGATCAGAGTTGTTTCACTTGGCCAGGAATGAAAATACACTAGGATCCAACTCAAACAATATATGGATGTCCCATATTTCTCATTACAAAAGACCATAGACAGAGTAGTGGGCGGGACATCTTGGCCAAGGTGAAACCCAACAGCATTCTTTGAATTAAATAACGTAGAAGTTAGGGTAGCTACTTATTTGCTCCAATTCTATTTTCAGCAAAGAAAAGGGACGATTGGAGAGAATTGCATGCTTGTTAAATGAGAGAACTTTGAAAAGAGCACAGTCAGTGTTACTACTGAAAGAATCATAAGATAATTAAACTTTGCAATACCAAGGACCACTATTGACCACTATTCCATGTTCTGTGTAGGTGACATACTTTCACAGCAACTACCTGGGAAACTgctttagaaaagggcaaccaaaataatcaaggggatagagcaatTCTCCTATAATGAAATGttacatttgggcctttttattttagagaaaaggtgagtaagaggagacatgaaagAGGTATACAAAATAATGTacggtgtggagaaaatggacatttttttcctccctctcctataatagaacttatggacatccaatgaaactaatTGTTGAAAGGTTCAGGACcaatgaaagtacttcttcacagtaTATGGTGTAATTCATTCCCACATGAGGTAGTGACGgacactaacttggatggctttaaaaagattagacaatttcatggaggttaaggctgtcagtggctaccagcTACGATGGCTGTCTGCCTCCATAGAGAATACAGGGCTGCTAGGTAATAGATAGGCTTTGGTAGGTTTGCATACACTTTGTATCATTGACGTTTGTCAAGCCATTAACAATGCTTCCTTTTTCTCTTCATCACCCACATTAAGTACAATTGCATTGGAGCAGAAAAATATATGATTTTTAATGTGGTGCTTGTTTGTTCTCGAAAAAACCTTCAccatctctctctgcctctcactCGTTTTgagatgcacacaaaaatgcatcaaGTGTTATAGTTTGAGAATCTAATCATATGCTACTGTGGTTCAACATAGGAACCAAGGAAGATCATATTATGtatacgacctgagagaccagggttcgaatccccacatagccatgaagctcactgggtgaccttgggccagtcactgcctctcagcctcagaagaaggcaatggtaaaccccctctgaatactgcttactatgaaaaccctattcatagggtcaccataagtcgggattaacttgaaggcaatccatttcatttcatttaagaATTGTCATCACTGCTCTTCCCATTTCAAGCATAGCTAAAGGAAAGCATACCATATTGCCTTCATGACTTGATGTTTCTTCATTCACATTTGATCCATTCCATTTAACAAGCAAATCTTCATTGGCCACATGCACATTTGCCTTCAATAAAGAGCCTGTGGGCTGAGTGAGAAAACTTGATACGATGGGAGATTCCTTCACAATGCAATCCAATAATGACTCTCCCATAATAGGCACATCTGATAAATCCACCAGGAACTCCTCAACTAGAATATAATTCTCTGTCATGACTTCCTGTGAATGTTTTTGACTTGAGTCTTTTTCCATTCTATACCTTTCCGATGGCCAATCTAGGACTCTGCATTGTTGCTCTGATTCTCCTTGGGACAATAACTCATCATTGGATTCCTTCCTCTCAGTGATAAAATAAGACTCTTTGTTTATAGAGCAAGTTCTTAGAATGTTCAGTGGCGACATTAGTTTTTCTGAAGCATCTTCAAAACCTGCatacataaaaaaaaaatattgtcaaATTCATTCATACATTGAGTGAACCGGTGGTACTTTTCAGGTCTGTTGGACTACAGGTAGTTTTCCTCTTCTCTCCAATGCTATTAGGCAGGGCCTAGAGCCCATTAGTGAAACAGCCATTTGAAATCCTCAATCCAGCACCAAAAAAGACTGCAGTCCCTCACACAAGTGATTTGATCCAATATTGCCTCTCATCTTTTTTCAGACCCAATTgtgatatttttaaaacttaaaacacaGTAACAGCGCTAGCCTGTGCAGTGTGCATTACTAATACACTGCTGATGCTTTTTAGTACTGCTGTCTCTTTAATTAGAATTGTATTTTCTTTGCAGCTTCTACAGTTGTAATTGTTTCCTTTTCAGTAAGGATGCAGCATTACTGAATTGCCCTTAACTGCTCTATTCCCATTCCCATTCCCATTCCCTACTGAGAGAGGATAACacaccattggtctcacctgatgGTTGGTTTTACTGGATGACAGTCCATCAAGGGGGCAAGTTCTGGCTGCGtgcccatggaggaggaggaggaggaggaggatgtggaCAACAAGACCATGGCGATGGCCAAAAGTTGCAGGGGCAAAGTGTTCACCTTCAATCTCATCTTGACACCATTGTGGAGGAAAACCAGAACTTgcccacttgatggactatcatccagggaaAATTACTGGTTTTCTCTTTGGAGCCAGAGCAATTGCTCATTAAagttttttattctgttttttcaTATGCTAAACTCAGTAATTCATAGGCAGTTCAGAGACAGCTGAAGGGGACCTATGCTGAATGGACTTCTGAGAAACATTACAGTAGGATCTTGGCAATGGAAGAGATATTGCAAAGTAAGGCAGAGCTATTAACTGGGTTGCCAACTGCAAGCATTCTTTAGTGCTAACAAGAGCACTATCGCTTTGGGCGAACTTTTTTGAGAAGGGACAGTTTTGCACCATAGTACATATCAAGAGTTTTTACTTGACCAAACCTCACCTCTTTTCTTAGCCATGCTAATAATAACTGCAATGGATAGTAGATATTTCCATAATCAAAGGTGCTCATATACCTGTTACTCAGTGTGGAAGAAGGGTTCAAGCTACTCATTCTAACCTGCAGGAAGGAACAAGAGTTCAAGCTCCTACTGCTTCATATCATGTAGTTAAAAAAGGCAGATACCATATATGAAATCTTCAAACAGTGGCTCAAAATGATGTTTTTCCTTGGAAAGTGTGCAATCAAGTTCACTTTTCCTCACTGAATCCTGCACTTCATTCtggaataataattttaaaaagagtcTTTAATAGCCTTTTCAAGTCACTCTAGGTTAGGACAATGGGACCTTAATAGCCAAAAAATGAGCTGTCCTTGAAACTTGTTCACAATCTACAAGTAGTTCAAAATGCATTGATCAGTATTTTAACTGGAGTTGGCTGTAAGAACCATACAACCCCGGCCCCCAAAGGTCTGTAGTGGTTACCAGCTGGTTTCAGTAAAATTCCAGATGGTTTTGATCTTTCACTACCTGGGCCCTGTATATCTAAAGGAGCTCCTCATGGCATACATCTCTTATCCATGTTTTGTGATTTTCCAGATCTCTTTTGCAAGTATCCCACGCAAGCTGTGATTCATCACAGGCCATTATATGATCTAGAGCAAGGATAGCTaacatggtggcctccagatgttgctggactacagttcccatcatcccttaccactggtaatgcttgctggggatgacgggagatggagttcaacaacatctggagagcatcacacTGGCTTTTCCTAATCCaaagccttcttggtggtggtgccccAGTTGTAGAACTCCCTGCTCCCTCTTTTGTTTGGTTTTCAGAAGGAAGGTGAAAACAGTTTTATCTCAGAGACCTTTTAGCTGAATTACACAATGTTTTAACCTGGAGTATAGCTGAGTttcaatttaattttgtttttttaagaagtctCTTGTTTTGGAGGAAGTGTTATCATTGTGATGTTTATTCTGGTATTATTGACTGAATATTGTATTCTAAAGTGCCTAGAGATTTCTCTATGGAGCTACAtataaaataaagaaacaaataaagaaaGGCAGTCTTCCTGCTTTTCGAAGAAGGGATGCTTGTTGTGCCTAGTGCATGTGGGGTGGAACTTGAAGGTGTAGAGGTGGTGTGGCTCTCGCCACCCATCTTCTAGCTCTCCCAGCCTGTTTTGCATCGAGGAGCAGCTTCCCAGTGAGGCGGAGCTGCAACAATAGCTGCCCACCAGCAGTATCACAGCCTGGTCACTGAGATGGGGGGAACAAAGCAGCAGTGAAGTTGGGGCTGCACAGTGCATCTATCCAGTCCTGACCTCGCTGTCGCTTCGCCACTCCCAGTCAGCAGGAGCAATGCTGTTGCTGGGAGCCTATTATTGCAACTCTGCCCCTACCTGATGAGCCACTCCTGGTTGCGTCAATACCAATTGGTCCTTCCCCCTTGCTCAGTCACTGAGGCGGATTGAGGGGCAGGGATGTTCTGGATGGATGGGATGAGAAACTCCTTCCCTCAGACAATCAAAAGAGACCCAAGACCTGACTGTTAGAAATCCAGTCCTAAGTGGTGTTTGTCTATGCTTCACCTTCCTCCCCCTACCCCCAGCTTTCTGCCAATCAAGGTCAATAATGATGGCTATGGCCCAAAAAACTCTGCTCCTAAGCTGTCAGGAGGAAGTACAAATGATATTCCAAAGAGCACATACTTGAGAAATCTCTGAAGCTGTGCTGCAGCTCTCTAGATCTTTATAGATCAGCTCCGGGGAAATGTGGCAGATGGCAAGAGGGTCTGCTACTTCATTCATGATAATTAAAGGCTCCCTGGTGCACAAATCCTCCTCAGATGTGCTGATTCCTAAAgaaaaataacattatattaCACATGGTTCAAGTGTCATACGCAGCCTAAACGTTATACATACCTTTTAAAGCATAGAACAAAGTGTCTGAAATAAAAGCATAACTTAATTGTGGACAGGACAACAACCATGCAGGCCATTTTTAAGGTGGGGGGGGCGCATTGGGGGCAATTGCCCTGGGCCTCACTCATGAGGGGCCACTTCAAGATTGGCACTGCTGCAGTGTTGTCAACTCCATAACCCCCATCCCTCGGAATCCCTGAGCTCCATAAATCTACCATGGAGGTGATGGCGTCTTTTTCCCATGATGGGATGAGCAAGTGATGGTTATAGCTATGAACAGCAGCCCACCCCACCCATATTAAGACCTGCCAGGGTATCCTCCAGGCTCCCTTCACCCCTCACTGCCAAATTCTAATTGGCCAGCAAACTCAGAAATCAGGAGGGAAAATACAGTTCTAATTGGGCACTACCAGCAGAGAGGAGAGCAAGGCtgttctctcttttctctctacTGGTAGAATCCAATTGGGAAGGAGAAAAAGCACTCTCCAAATTACCCAGGGTCTGCATAGTAAGAACCTCCATTTGgcaggatttttcttttctttcttaatgTCCAGCCAGTCCCAAAATTGCcacgccctgggttccttctgggaggaatattaattaaacaaacaaacaaaatgtgctGTTCTAGGGAAAATGTGCAGTTCAAACTTCAAGCCACGCTCAAGTTATGTCATGTTAAATGATGTAAAAAATGACTTGATTACAGCGTGGAAAAGTAAGAGTCATCCAGGTTCTTTTAGAACCCCAGACTCTTTTCAAGCAtactccttcctttcccccctgccAAAGATACTTCCAGAGACTCTACTGTTACTCTCCAGAGTGTTAACCAACTTTTCCAAGATGTAAGAAATCTTTCTAGAACACGGGGACACCTTTTCTGACATGTCATGTGAAGCTGTCAATGTTTTGGTAAGTTTGGTGAAGCCAGAAAATATCCAATGTGATATTCGTAAGAGACTGGTGTGCTGTGTTTATGCATTTGTTCTCCCTTCCCTTGTTCTTTATGTGGGTGTGCTTGAGTGCATGCATCTATCTACATATATCCTTTACTTCAAATAAAGTTTTGATTGAGTTTGTGATGCCTCTTATGTGAAGCTTGAATATAACACTCTTCTACATTAGTACTGTCAGTTGCCCTGTTCTGAAACTTCTAAATGTCGTGAAATGAGACTCTAAGCTACAAAGCATGTGCACACAGATGGAGGAAAATGCGTAATTGTGCTGTAGTGGCAGACTATgtgtgcaaacaacaaggtgtctGTAGAAGTGATTACCAAGCACAcaaattaaaatgcacccaaacagaATTTCTTGGGGTTCATCAAGATAAATTTTCTTATCTCTGTATACAGTGCAAGTTAATTCAATATAaattttgtttttgaattttaGAGATATGAAATCTTAACATACTTCTGATGTCAAATATGCATGTGGATTATATACTGTACATATTTAGTGTTTTTTCAAGCTAATGGGAAAAAAATGACACAACACAGACAGTGCAGTGAGATGGAGGCACTTCGAATGAATATTTGCC is a genomic window of Rhineura floridana isolate rRhiFlo1 chromosome 1, rRhiFlo1.hap2, whole genome shotgun sequence containing:
- the CAGE1 gene encoding cancer-associated gene 1 protein isoform X8, giving the protein MSPLNILRTCSINKESYFITERKESNDELLSQGESEQQCRVLDWPSERYRMEKDSSQKHSQEVMTENYILVEEFLVDLSDVPIMGESLLDCIVKESPIVSSFLTQPTGSLLKANVHVANEDLLVKWNGSNVNEETSSHEGNMMDMGQHTEPTKDFQDSELTVSPDALDENLDYIRTLMQSNRHLKECLRSNIAHCISKEKVADSTSLPEGIEVSQGQHNAESSSLYSEKSFLMEEERRQGDRGDKGLLQPHTNKSCCLSPYEASHKLCKRNTPVFIPKQLLLQEGDMDFSKVIKDLEQDQQKQLSHIVELQHGNIFFEKKIKEIEKVLLEEGNMDLNKTIQVLEQDQKKQQTQIMDLYYDNVSLETRIKELEENFLKKHDFIDTIRKLKENIADLTEAKNKVKEENEAERCPKSMEDALAHPDDHQQDFESDKKDLMWQLEKLNADYRVLQEKHQAETEEKVRYRIKCAELDCTLHKKEQEIQELNCIIQKLEHEASGMRSALHKLKEEREDTEKHSLSLQAELQRQKDERLAEREELSCKYNKLVAQIKLLQEEFENEQAEMEKMQQQVCAFRTEKTGLQQQMAKDKQQTRFLQLESARWKEQHDQIGEPQTLKEQMQYQMIQILRHKLGLQREELRKKEEIIEWNMHILGRFLLDMKSMHSDLSIRSLHGEEDHFNSPYVQKASHLLSKIRSLLALAEGLLTCQDTDNQAIAECSTKSETVIELKGKMKSLSLKKKSLEKELQKHKEHIAAMRKLIINEKLSEDHDTMATEAGEEESDSGADLPDLLRSKLGEHNKQSDELHGAIKALEGNLASKEEVCKKLTGVNGKLQKDLGNLTCKVTSYEEIIERADQRLELANSEISYLEKRNQDLEDIIKKFKMNTRKLRKGWSSFFPKMWIQGDFQKLRGNHLITKGQTIKYAQYDCHCHSRKVGLQMTY
- the CAGE1 gene encoding cancer-associated gene 1 protein isoform X2; this translates as MQRLLLKGRLSPPPYNGLAVVAEILCDVTAVLVPCGFTNETIEQPLQRRSGHQRRISTSEEDLCTREPLIIMNEVADPLAICHISPELIYKDLESCSTASEISQNEVQDSVRKSELDCTLSKEKHHFEPLFEDFIYGFEDASEKLMSPLNILRTCSINKESYFITERKESNDELLSQGESEQQCRVLDWPSERYRMEKDSSQKHSQEVMTENYILVEEFLVDLSDVPIMGESLLDCIVKESPIVSSFLTQPTGSLLKANVHVANEDLLVKWNGSNVNEETSSHEGNMMDMGQHTEPTKDFQDSELTVSPDALDENLDYIRTLMQSNRHLKECLRSNIAHCISKEKVADSTSLPEGIEVSQGQHNAESSSLYSEKSFLMEEERRQGDRGDKGLLQPHTNKSCCLSPYEASHKLCKRNTPVFIPKQLLLQEGDMDFSKVIKDLEQDQQKQLSHIVELQHGNIFFEKKIKEIEKVLLEEGNMDLNKTIQVLEQDQKKQQTQIMDLYYDNVSLETRIKELEENFLKKHDFIDTIRKLKENIADLTEAKNKVKEENEAERCPKSMEDALAHPDDHQQDFESDKKDLMWQLEKLNADYRVLQEKHQAETEEKVRYRIKCAELDCTLHKKEQEIQELNCIIQKLEHEASGMRSALHKLKEEREDTEKHSLSLQAELQRQKDERLAEREELSCKYNKLVAQIKLLQEEFENEQAEMEKMQQQVCAFRTEKTGLQQQMAKDKQQTRFLQLESARWKEQHDQIGEPQTLKEQMQYQMIQILRHKLGLQREELRKKEEIIEWNMHILGRFLLDMKSMHSDLSIRSLHGEEDHFNSPYVQKASHLLSKIRSLLALAEGLLTCQDTDNQAIAECSTKSETVIELKGKMKSLSLKKKSLEKELQKHKEHIAAMRKLIINEKLSEDHDTMATEAGEEESDSGADLPDLLRSKLGEHNKQSDELHGAIKALEGNLASKEEVCKKLTGVNGKLQKDLGNLTCKVTSYEEIIERADQRLELANSEISYLEKRNQDLEDIIKKFKMNTRKLRMHQQKKREFEGALKKMSYVTSWGSVFLLPLHFIGCCV
- the CAGE1 gene encoding cancer-associated gene 1 protein isoform X7; this encodes MQRLLLKGRLSPPPYNGLAVVAEILCDVTAVLVPCGFTNETIEQPLQRRSGHQRRISTSEEDLCTREPLIIMNEVADPLAICHISPELIYKDLESCSTASEISQNEVQDSVRKSELDCTLSKEKHHFEPLFEDFIYGFEDASEKLMSPLNILRTCSINKESYFITERKESNDELLSQGESEQQCRVLDWPSERYRMEKDSSQKHSQEVMTENYILVEEFLVDLSDVPIMGESLLDCIVKESPIVSSFLTQPTGSLLKANVHVANEDLLVKWNGSNVNEETSSHEGNMMDMGQHTEPTKDFQDSELTVSPDALDENLDYIRTLMQSNRHLKECLRSNIAHCISKEKVADSTSLPEGIEVSQGQHNAESSSLYSEKSFLMEEERRQGDRGDKGLLQPHTNKSCCLSPYEASHKLCKRNTPVFIPKQLLLQEGDMDFSKVIKDLEQDQQKQLSHIVELQHGNIFFEKKIKEIEKVLLEEGNMDLNKTIQVLEQDQKKQQTQIMDLYYDNVSLETRIKELEENFLKKHDFIDTIRKLKENIADLTEAKNKVKEENEAERCPKSMEDALAHPDDHQQDFESDKKDLMWQLEKLNADYRVLQEKHQAETEEKVRYRIKCAELDCTLHKKEQEIQELNCIIQKLEHEASGMRSALHKLKEEREDTEKHSLSLQAELQRQKDERLAEREELSCKYNKLVAQIKLLQEEFENEQAEMEKMQQQVCAFRTEKTGLQQQMAKDKQQTRFLQLESARWKEQHDQIGEPQTLKEQMQYQMIQILRHKLGLQREELRKKEEIIEWNMHILGRFLLDMKSMHSDLSIRSLHGEEDHFNSPYVQKASHLLSKIRSLLALAEGLLTCQDTDNQAIAECSTKSETVIELKGKMKSLSLKKKSLEKELQKHKEHIAAMRKLIINEKLSEDHDTMATEAGEEESDSGADLPDLLRSKLGEHNKQSDELHGAIKALEGNLASKEEVCKKLTGVNGKLQKDLGNLTCKVTSYEEIIERADQRLELANSEIS